A stretch of DNA from bacterium:
CCGTTCTCGCTCCAAGCGTCGGTGAAGGCCCACCATATCCGCGCGTGGCGAGGAATCTCCGGAAGTGCACGAACCGCGCGTATGATTCGTGCCGTCACACTCATGCGTCTCGCTCGCCGTATAACTGGTGTTAGGCGGCGCAGGATCAGTCTTCCGAGCGGAGCAGCACGGCCACCAGTTGGACGAAATTCAGGCCCGAGACGAGAAGCAGGAAATACAGACCGATGAGGAAACCGCCGGCGCTCTGCGGTAGTCCCACACCAAGCGCATTGAGGAGTTGGCTAACGAGCGCAACCGCGATCGCCGCGCGCACGGCATTCTGCAGAACAGGTAACCGAACGTAGGAAGGATCCCGCAATGCCCGGATAAAACGAGGGGACATGAACGCGACGTGGCAGACGATCAGGATGACGATGAGGCCACTTGAGGCAGACCACACGTAACGATCTGGCAGCTCAAGGTGGTACGGCAACATGGGAAACAGCGCGGCGAATAGCGTGCCAAGCCCGCTCTCGATCATCAACCAGAAACTGAGCCAGACTTGGAGTTGGGCCGGCCTGAGCCTCGCGCCTGCCAGAGCGCCCACGATTCCCGCAAAGCCCGTGAACGCGATCGAGATCTCAGCAATTACCTCGAGCGTCCCTTGTGCGTCCATAGCGCCGCCTTGTACCTCTAAGTCCAAGCGCTCTTGACGACCTTCGTATACTCCAAGCGGGTTTCCGGGTGAGGCCGTTGCCGCCTGAAGCCAGAGAGCTTGCCCGTTAGATGGGCCCCCCGCCCTCGTCACCCATGCCGTGGAGTATCCGAGGCCCGAGAGCCTGCGTCTACAAGGTCAGTAGGTGAATGTGCAGGGTCGGGAGGACCCGGGAGCCAGCTTACCATGAGGAGGGCCGTTGTTGAAACAGAGCCACCACGTAGGCGTGGACGTCGGCGCGAAGGAACTCGTAGTCGCCATCGATCGAGATGGAGTCCGCGAGACTGGAATCGTCTTCCCGAATGACCGCGATGGCCATAGGAAGTTGATTCGCTGGGCGACGAAGAAGGGAGCTTCCGCTCGGGTCGTGCTGGAATCAACCGGTGTCTATGGCCTTGACCTGGCCTTCGCGCTGGACAGGGCGAAGCGAGTGGAGGTCATGGTCGCGAACCCGAGGGCGATCGCGTCCTTCGCGAAGGCTTCTCTTCGCCGGTCGAAGACCGATGCACTCGACGCAGAAACCATTCTCGAGTTCAGCATCCGGATGCCGTTCGTTGCCTGGGTGGCGCCAGACCCTGCGATCATGGAGCTACGGGCGCTCTCGAGGCGAATCGAGGCCATGAGCAAGTCCGTGACCCAGGAGAAGAATCGGCTTCACGCGAGCAACCAGAGCGTTGAGCTCAGCGGCTTCGTAAGGCAAGACATCCGCGAACTCGTTCTGTTGATCGAGGATCGAATCGAACGACTGCGGAAACAAGCCCTGCGCGTGATCGAGGAGCACTCCGACCTCGCCAGAGCATTCGGTCACCTCACGTCGATCAATGGGATCGCGAACGCCGCCGGGATCCAGCTGCTTGCTGAACTTGGCACCCTGCCCCCGGACATGACGGTCCGACAGTGGGTCGCACACGCGGGCCTCGATCCACGGCAACATCAATCCGGAACCTCGATCCGCAAGCCAGCACGCATCAGCAAGACGGGAAACGCGCATCTTTGCCGCGCGCTCTTCCTCCCCGCCATGGTCGCGTTACGTTGGGAACCGAACGTGAAGGCATTCTACGAGAAGCTTCTCGATCACGGGAAGACGAGAAGATGCAGGCATTGGTCGCCGTGATGCCTTCTCCACGCGATCTACGGAATGCTGCGACACGACCAGGACTTCGTAGGTGAGAAATTCTTTGCCGCGAAAGGTTGACTCGGAAGGGAGTATCTAACGGAAGGGGACTCGGCTGCGCCGGGGGCGTACGCAGGCGAAAGGAGAGGACCCCAAGGCTTCGACGTCGGCCCTCACGAGGGTGGCGGGTAGGGAGTGTGATCGCCCGCGAATCGTCTTATAGTCCGGGCCGCAAGACCCAGCCGGCCGAAGATGAGGCGATGAAGGAGAACGAATGAACAAGAAACTGGACACCGCATCTGTCATCCAGGTGCTGAATCGGATCCTCGAATTGGAACTCGCCGGCGTGGTTCGATACACGCATTACTCGTTCATGATCTTCGGACACGGCCGGATCCCGATCGTTTCGTGGCTGCGTGGTCAAGCGGATGAATCCCTCCTCCACGCCCAGGAAGCCGGCGAGTTGATTACCCAATTCGATGCCCACCCCTCTCTGGGAATCGGCCCCCTCCTCGAGACACACACCCATGACATCGACGAAATCCTGGAGGAATCGCTGAAGCACGAGGAGACGGGGCTCTCGGCGTACTGCGATCTGCTTTCGCTGGTAGATGGGGCCGACGTACTCCTCGAAGAGTACGCCCGCCGCATGATCAGCGACGAGACCAAGCACGTCGGCGAAGTGAAGAAGATGCTGCGACCGCCCGGAGGAGATCGACACCTCGGCTCTTGAAGAGCTGCGGGAACCTGGCTTCAGCTGGTGCGCCTCGCTCGACGGTTTGGCGCCAGTACGAGGACACCTCAGAACTTCCCGGAATTGTTCCACGATTCTCGCGGGCCGATCTCCTCGGAGACGTCCCAATGCTCGACGATCAGGCCATTCGCGAGCCGGTAGAGATCGAAGACTGCGTGATCGTGCCCGCCCCTGTGGACACGAGAATAGGTGGCGACGAGATCACCCTCTCCAATCAACTTGAAGAGCATGTCGTAGTCTCCGATGGCTCCGCTCCGCAAGGCAGTGCGCCAACCTGACGCGCCAGCTTCGATGCGAGGACTGTGTTCGATCGTCTCCTGTGCGACGAAGTCCGGCAGCTCGTCGCGTCCGCCTTCGATCAAGAGCCGCTTCGTGAACTCCTTGATTCGCGCCTTGTTGGAATCCGTTTCGACCAGGTTGCGCGGCCGATCCGGGCCGGCTGTCATCCCTGCGCCAGAAGGGGTCGGCTCATGGGCGCAGATGACATCCCAGTGTTCGACGATCTTGAGATCTTCATCGGTATCGAAGAGATCCATGGTGACCCATTCAGCCGCACCATCATTGAGCGATTGAAAGACGTGGCAGAAGACGAACCGCCCGTCCTCGATCGTACGAAGCACTCGGATGTCCCGCTTGGGCGTTCTTTCGATGAATGGCAGGAAGAACTCGATGAAGCCCTCCTTGCCGTTCCCTACGCCGGT
This window harbors:
- a CDS encoding IS110 family transposase, with translation MKQSHHVGVDVGAKELVVAIDRDGVRETGIVFPNDRDGHRKLIRWATKKGASARVVLESTGVYGLDLAFALDRAKRVEVMVANPRAIASFAKASLRRSKTDALDAETILEFSIRMPFVAWVAPDPAIMELRALSRRIEAMSKSVTQEKNRLHASNQSVELSGFVRQDIRELVLLIEDRIERLRKQALRVIEEHSDLARAFGHLTSINGIANAAGIQLLAELGTLPPDMTVRQWVAHAGLDPRQHQSGTSIRKPARISKTGNAHLCRALFLPAMVALRWEPNVKAFYEKLLDHGKTRRCRHWSP
- a CDS encoding bacterioferritin → MNKKLDTASVIQVLNRILELELAGVVRYTHYSFMIFGHGRIPIVSWLRGQADESLLHAQEAGELITQFDAHPSLGIGPLLETHTHDIDEILEESLKHEETGLSAYCDLLSLVDGADVLLEEYARRMISDETKHVGEVKKMLRPPGGDRHLGS